In Quercus robur chromosome 11, dhQueRobu3.1, whole genome shotgun sequence, the following proteins share a genomic window:
- the LOC126707620 gene encoding SEC12-like protein 2, whose product MNQVLYIAAVTGKGRNIVTWDTKTWKRIGSKTVVRDTILAFIVSRDGKLLACGTTQGDVFILNSASKQFQTVVKKAHLGFVTALSFSHDSRALASVSLDSSARMTLIEEKKDAGTRLT is encoded by the exons GCAGTGACAG GTAAAGGTAGAAACATTGTAACATGGGATACAAAAACCTGGAAGAGGATAGGATCAAAGACTGTAGTACGTGACACAATTTTGGCCTTCATTGTTTCACGAGATGGAAAGCTACTTGCCTG TGGGACAACTCAAggtgatgtttttattttaaattcagcCAGTAAGCAGTTTCAGACGGTTGTTAAGAAAGCACACCTTGGCTTTGTAACTGCACTTTCATTCTCGCATGACTCAAG GGCTTTGGCATCTGTATCCCTGGACTCAAGTGCAAGGATGACACTAATTGAGGAAAAGAAGGACGCTGGTACACGCCTCACTTGA